One genomic window of Diospyros lotus cultivar Yz01 chromosome 8, ASM1463336v1, whole genome shotgun sequence includes the following:
- the LOC127808644 gene encoding oil body-associated protein 2A-like gives MASSDRSPGEMPPGDGAVPPGKPMTVGQQVLDMGAQMMQSMKPLKQMSQHVCTFAVYSHDVSRQIEAHHYVCRANQDFLQCAVFDSDDSNAHLIGVEYVVSGRVFDSLPVEEQKLWHSHAHEIKSGLWVNPRVPEMISRSELEDLAGTYGKFWCTWQVDRGDRLPLGAPSLMMSPQEGNMGLGVNVNAELVIQRDATYGISTDGLKSSRADLQVPAMTNPYADYWQKTGKGFALDIEKTEIKLIGDS, from the exons ATGGCGTCGAGCGACAGGTCGCCGGGGGAGATGCCGCCGGGGGACGGGGCGGTGCCGCCGGGGAAGCCCATGACGGTGGGGCAGCAGGTGCTGGACATGGGCGCCCAGATGATGCAGTCGATGAAGCCGCTGAAGCAGATGAGCCAGCACGTGTGCACCTTCGCCGTCTACAGCCACGACGTGTCTCGCCAGATCGAGGCTCACCACTACGTCTGTCGCGCCAACCAGGACTTCCTCCAGTGCGCCGTCTTCGACTCCGATGACTCCAATGCCCATCTCATcg GCGTGGAATACGTAGTGTCGGGCCGTGTATTCGACTCGCTGCCGGTGGAGGAACAGAAGCTGTGGCATTCCCATGCTCACGAG ATCAAATCAGGCCTCTGGGTGAATCCCCGCGTTCCAGAGATGATTTCCAGATCCGAGCTCGAGGATCTTGCAGGAACGTACGGCAAGTTTTGGTGCACCTGGCAAGTAGACAGAG GGGATAGGCTTCCTCTTGGGGCGCCATCTCTGATGATGTCGCCGCAAGAGGGGAACATGGGGTTGGGGGTGAACGTGAACGCAGAGTTGGTGATACAGAGGGACGCCACGTATGGCATTTCGACGGATGGTCTGAAGAGCTCCAGAGCAGACCTTCAAGTTCCTGCGATGACAAATCCATATGCAGACTACTGGCAGAAGACGGGAAAGGGCTTTGCTCTTGACATAGAGAAGACTGAGATCAAACTCATCGGggattcttaa